The Comamonas testosteroni genome contains the following window.
TGCTCGAAGCCGACCGCCCGCACAATCTGACCAGCCTGGCGCTGCGCCATGTGAACCGCAGCGGCATCAGCTACGAAGACCTGTGCGGCAAGGGCAAGAGCCAGATTCCGTTTGCCCAGGTGCCCGTGGACAAGGCCGCTGCATACAGCTGCGAGGACTCCGACCAGACGCTGGACGTGCACAACACCTTGTGGCCGCGCATCCAGGCCCATGCCGGGCTGCTGCATATCTACGAGCTGGAAATGCAGACCAGCGAAGCGCTGTTCCGCATCGAGCGCAATGGCGTGAGCATCGACGCGGGCGAGCTGGCGCGCCAGAGCAATGATCTGGGCGCACGCATCCTCAAGCTCGAGGAAGAGGCTTACGAGATTGCGGGCCAGCCCTTCAACCTGTCCTCGCCCAAGCAGCTGGGAGAGATCTTCTTCGACAAGCTGGGCATGCCCGTAGTGAAGAAGACCGCCACCGGCGCGCGCAGCACGGACGAGGAAGTGCTGGAAAAGCTGGCCGAGGACTATCCGCTGCCAGCCAAGCTGCTTGAGCACCGCTCACTGTCCAAGCTCAAGGGGACCTACACCGACAAGCTGGCCCAGATGGCCTTGCCAATCGACGGTCGCGTGCACACCCACTACGCCCAGGCCGTGGCGGTGACGGGGCGCCTGTCCAGCAACGACCCCAATCTGCAGAACATTCCCGTGCGCACGCCCGAAGGCCGCCGCGTGCGCGAAGCCTTTGTGGCCCCCGAGGGCAAGCTGATTGCCAGCGCCGACTATTCGCAGATCGAGCTGCGCATCATGGCCCATCTTTCGGGCGACGAGGCCCTGCTGAGTGCCTTCAAGAACGGCCTGGACGTGCACCGTGCCACGGCCGCCGAAGTCTTCGGCGTGAGTGTGGACGAGGTCAGCAGCGAGCAGCGCCGCTATGCCAAGGTGATCAACTTCGGCCTGATCTACGGCATGAGCAGCTTCGGCCTGGCCAAGAACCTGGGCATCGAAACCAAGGCGGCGGCTGCCTATATCGACAAATACTTCCAGCGCTACCCCGGCGTGAAGCGCTATATGGACCAGACCGTGGAGCTGGCCCACGCCCAGGGCTATGTGGAGACCGTGTTCGGCCGCCGCCTGGTGCTGCCCGAGATCAACGGCGGCAACGGCCCACGCAAGAAAGCGGCCGAGCGCGCCGCCATCAACGCCCCCATGCAGGGCACGGCGGCCGATCTGATCAAGAAGGCCATGGTGGCCGTGCAGGCCAGGCTGGATGCCGAAAAGCCCGAGGTGCTGGTCATCATGCAGGTGCATGACGAACTGGTGTTCGAGCTGCCCGAGTCCGCCAGGGACTGGGTGCAGGCCGAGATACCGGCCATCATGGCCGGCGTGGCCGATCTGTCCGTGCCGCTGCTGGCCGAGATCGGCTTTGGCAGCAGCTGGGAAAAAGCGCATTGAGCTTTTCACCAAAAAGCGCATTGAGCTTTTACCCAAAGGCGCACTGATACGCTTTCGTCCCGGGGGCGCCTAGGTTTTGCCGAGGTGGCCCCTTAAAAAAAAGAGAGCTGCTTGCGCTTTCTGAAAAATCACTTCAGGTTATTTTTGACCTGAAATGCTTTGTTCACAAGCGCTGCCAGCTCCTGAATTGTTCTAGCTTGATCCAGGAAACATCTTGTTCAAAGGCTTTGCAATGACGCCCGCCGTGCGCATGGGGCTGTCGATTTCGGTGGCAACGGGGCTGTACGGCATCTCCTTCGGTGCGCTGTCCGTGGCGGCCGGCCTCAGCCTCTGGCAGACCATGGCACTGAGCGCGCTGATGTTCACGGGAGGTTCGCAGTTCGCCTTCATCGGCGTGGTTGCGGGTGGCGGCAGCGGCATGGCGGCCGTGAGCGCGGCCTCGCTGCTGGGCGTGCGCAATGCCATCTACGGCATGCAGATGAGCCGTCTGCTGGGCGTCAAAGGGCTGCAGCGCTGGCTGGCCGCGCACTGGACCATCGACGAATCTGCGGCCACGGCATCGGGGCAGGAGGAGCTGGCCGAGCAGCGGCGCGGCTTCTGGGTCGCCGGGGCGGGTGTGTTTGCGCTCTGGAATCTGTTCACCTTGCTGGGCGCGCTGATGGGCAATGCGCTGGGCGACACGCGCCGCTTCGGTCTCGACGGGGCTGCCGTGGCGGCCTTTCTCGGCCTGCTCTGGCCGCGCCTGAATGCGCGCGAGCCGGTGGCGCTGGCGCTGGCCTGCGGGCTGGTCACGGCCCTGGCCATATCCTGGGTGCCCCCAGGCGTGCCGATCCTGCTGGCTGCGGCCCTGGGCGCCTTCTGGGGTTGGGTGCGCCCCTCGGAGGCCGAGCAATGACGCTGTCTTTGTGGCAATGGATTTTGCTGGCCTGTGCGCTGGCCTTTGTGACCAAGCTGCTGGGCTACAGCCTGCCCGAACGCTGGATGCGTAGCCCGCGCATGGCCCAGATCGCGGCCTGTCTGACGGTGGCGCTGCTGGCTTCGCTGACGGTGATGAACACCCTGGCCAGCGGCACGCAGATCGGTCTCGATGCACGCCTGGCGGCCTTGCTGGTGGCGGCGCTGGCCCTGTGGTTGCGGGCACCATTCTTGCTGGTGGTGATTCTGGGCGCGGCCGCAGCGGCGCTGCTGCGTTGGCTGGTCTGAGAACGTCAACATGTTCTGGGTGCCTGAAACGCACTGGCCTTAGACTGCTTGGCCAGCCCGGCTTGCTGTGCGAGCCGGGCTGGCTGGAGATCGTCAACATGTTCTGAAATTCCATCATCCCAAGGAGGATCCATGAAGTACGAAGACATCGCTCAGGATATGCAGGGGCTGCTCGGTGGTCGCGCCGATGCCCAGCCCAGCCGCCGCACGGCCTTGCGTGCGGCCCTGGGGGCCGGTCTGGGCGTGGGTTATGCCTGCGCTGCCGGCCCGGTCATGGCACAGTCGGCCATCAAGACCCCGGTCGACGGCCTGACGGCAGGTGAGGTCAGCATCGATGTCAAAGGCTTCAAGCTGCCGGTCTACCGGGCCATGCCTGCGGGAAAGCAGAATCTGCCCGTGGTGCTGGTGATCTCCGAAATCTTTGGCGTGCACGAGTACATTGCCGACACCTGCCGCCGTCTGGCACGTGCCGGCTATCTGGCGATAGCACCCGACCTGTTCGTGCGCCAGGGCGATCCCATGGCCTATGCCGAAATGGCCAAGCTCATGAGCGAGGTGATCGCCAAGGTGCCCGATGCCCAGGTCATGGGGGATCTGGACGCCGCCGTGCGATGGGCGGGTACCCAGGGCGGCGATGTCAAAAAGCTGGCCATCACCGGCTTTTGCTGGGGCGGGCGCATCACCTGGCTCTATGCCGCGCATGCGCCGATCAAGGCCGGCGTTGCCTGGTACGGGCGTCTGCAGGGCAACAAGAGCGATTTGCAGCCCAGCTATCCGCTGGAACTGGTGGGGCAGCTCAAGGCGCCGGTGCTGGGCCTGTACGGCGGCAAGGACACGGGCATTCCGCTGGAGTCGGTCGAAGCCATGAAGGCTGCGCTCAAGACCGGGTCTGCGCCAGCCAGGGCCTCGGAGTTCGTGATCTTCCCCGAGGCGCCTCATGCCTTCCATGCCGACTACCGACCCAGCTACCGCGAGCAGGCCGCGCAGGATGGCTGGATGCGCATGCTGACCTGGTTCAACCAGCATGGCGTGGCCTGATGCCTCATGCGCTGAAGTTTTCGGCCCGGGGGGCTTGACAGCTTTGCTAAGGTGAAAGAAATCCCGGCATGCCATGCACGGCATGCGCATCCGGGGCTGACGTTATGGGGATAGTCGCAAGCGGGCCGCGTTGGGCGGCGCATTCTGCGAAAATCCTCAAGATTCGCCTGTAAAAGGTTGCGGTTAAGCCATATAAAGCTATGACATTGGTAGCAATTATTCTGGCCACCCTGGCTGCTGGTATCGGCAGTGTCTGGGTGGCCGCGTTGTTGATGAGTCTGGGAGGGGGGCGCACGCCAGGGCTGATGCCCCAGCGTTTGCTGAGCCTGGCTGCGGGAGCCTTGCTCGCCACGGCCTTCATGCATTTGCTGCCCGAGGCGTTCGAGAGTCACGGCAAGTCCCATGATCTGTTCGTGGTGCTGCTGATCGGGCTGGTGTTTTTCTTTCTGCTGTCCAAGGCCGAGCTCTGGCACCACGGCCATGAGCATTCGCATGGAGATGCTCACCAGCATGTTCCCGTGCACCACGGTCATGCTCACGATCATCAGCATGGTCACGTCCACCATGATCATGGCGATCACGCGCATGGCCACAGCCATGGCAAGGGCGGCTGGGCCATTCTGACGGGCGACAGCGTGCATTGCTTTGGCGATGGCGTGCTGATTGCATCGGCTTTCGTGGCCGACATCCGTCTGGGCCTGATTGCTGCCCTGTCGGTGCTGGCGCATGAGGTGCCTCACCACATGGGCGATATCGTGGTGCTGCGTCAGTCCAGCAGCAATCGCCGCGTGGCGCTGATCAAGGTGTCCATGGCTGGAGCGGTGACCACGCTGGGCGGGGTGGCCGGCTATTTCCTCATTGGACAGCTGCACGAGCTGCTGCCATATTTCCTGGTCATTGCGTCGAGCAGCTTTATCTATGTGGCCCTGGCCGACCTGATTCCCCAGCTGCAAAAGCGCCTGAGCGCCAAGGAAACCGCAGCCCAGGTCTTCTGGCTGCTGCTGGGCATTGTCATCGTGACGGTGATGAGCGGCGCGGCGCACAACCATGGACATGAGCATGACCACGATCATGGCGCCGAGGTCGGGCACCAGCATGAGCCCGCATCCCCGGCTGCCGGTGAAGCGGCGCACAAGCATGAGCATTGATTGCGACTGCAGTCGATAAAAAACCGGCTTTCAGCCGGTTTTTTCATTCAGGAAATATCTCACGACTTACGCAAAGCGGGTTCAGGCCAGACGACTGAATCAGGAGGCAGGCCGCTGCAGCACTCTTGTTTGCGTAAGTCCTATATCTTTGAGCTCGGTCTTGACCGCCGCCAGTTGGCGGCGTGAGACCGGCAGCAGCTCGGGCACGCCCTGCAGGCGCAGGCCCCAGCCTTCGCCTTCCTGCGGGTCGTCATATTTCTCGAGGCCGCGCAAGGCCGCACGCAGCACCAGGGCGTTGCGGTGTATGCGCAGCAGATGTTCGCCGTGGCGGGTTTCGAGATCGGCCAGCGCTCCGTCGAGGACGTAGTTGCGCTGCACGGTGCGCACGGTGATGTATTTCTGCTCGGCCTTGAGAAAACGCACCTCGGATAGCGGCAGCCGCAGTGTGCCGCCGCGCTCCTGGATCACCAGCACAGGGCCGCTGTCTGCGACGCTGCGCGTGCTCAGTGCACGCTCGGCCTTTTGCAGCGATTGCTGCAGCCGCTCCAGGCGTACGGGCTTGGTCAGGTAGTCCACGGCATCCAGCTCGAAAGCCTGTACCGCATGGCTGGCATGCGCTGTCACGAATACGATGGCGGGCGGGCTGGGCAGGTCCACCAGTGCCGCTGCCAGTTGCAGCCCGTTGTGGCCGGGCATGTGAATGTCCAGCAGCACCAGCTGTATGGGTGTGGGCTGGGCGGCTTGCAGCATCTGCAGGGCTTGTTCGCCATCTGCGGCTTCCTGGATATGGTGGGGGCCGTGTGCGCAGTCGCCGAGCAGAGTGCGCAGTCTGGCGCGTGCCAGAGCTTCGTCATCAACGATCAGAATGTGCATGACGGGATTGTCCCGGTTTTGACTCGGTCTGCAGCAAAGGCACGCTCAGGCGCACCACATACAGCCCGTCGCGCACCTTGGCGCTGAAGCTGCCTTGCAGATCGTGCAGCAGCGACAGCCTGGCCCTGACGTTGTCCAGGGCCATGCCATGGCCGGTGCTTTGATGCTCGGCGCTGGCAGGCGGCAAGGTGTTGATGATCTGGATCAGCGCCTCGTTGCCGCGTCTTTCGGTGCGGACCTGCAGCTTGCCGCCGCGCGCATTGGGCTCCACTCCATGGCGGATGGCGTTCTCCACCAGCGGCTGCAGCAGCAGCGGTGGCAGCAGCGCTTCATGCACGCTTTCATCAAGCTGCCACTGCATCTGCAGGCGCTCGCCAAAGCGTACCTGCTCTATGGACAGATAGCGCTGGGCCAGCTCTATCTCCTGCGCCAGCGTGGTGGTCAGATGGGGTTCGGCCAGCGCATAGCGAAACAGATCGCTGAGGTCTTCGAGCAAGGCTTCGGCCTTGGCGGGCTCGGCGCGCACCAGCGCAATCGCGCTGTTGAGGGTGTTGAACAGAAAGTGCGGTCTTATGCGTGACTGCAGCTCGGTGAGACGGGCCTGGGTTTGCGCTGGCGTGTTGCCGCGCGCGCGCAGCACCAGTGCCGTCACCAGCAGCGCGGCCAGCAGGCCTCCCGTGACGGCACTGGCCAGCCAGGGGACTTTGGCTATGCCGATGAAGAACAGCATGCCGCAGGCATAAAGCCCTGCGAGCGCGCCCAGCAGCACGCCGGCCAGATACTGGCCGCGCGTGTCCAGACGCTGCAACTGGTGCTTGAGGCTGCAGGCTGCGATCAGCCAGACCAGGGTGCCGGGCAGGCAGGCTCCGGTGAGCAGGGCCGCGCTGCTAAACCACTCCCAGAGCGAGTCCGCACCATAGATGGCGGCCGTGCCCACCACCACCTGTACAAACAGCACGGCACGCAGTACCACGCCGGCATTGCAGGCGTCGAACACCAGGACCGGGCGGGTCGAGGCGGGAGTTGCGGCGATGAGCGGTGAAATGGGCACAGGTGGTCTGGAGCAGGGCGGTGACTTGGATGCAAGAGCTGGGCGGGCAAGCATGCGCAAAGAGCATGTCCATCGACATGCCCGATCCGAATTTGCGCAAGTCCTGTGATTATTGGCACGGAGCCGCGGTGCAGCTGCAATTCCTGCGGCATCTGTCGGTTTGATGCATCAGCGTTTGTGCTGACTCAAACCGAGGCCGCAGCCCGGCTTGCGGCCTGAAAGCGTCTGAGCGACCAGACCAGGCCCGCGAGAATCAGCAGCATGGGCGTCAGCTCGCCGATCCGGGGCAGGCGCTGTTCATAGAGGAAGTGGTAGGCCAGGGCGAACAGGGTCTCGAACACCAGCAACTGGCCCACGAAGGTGATGGGCAGGCGCTGGCTGGCGGCATTCCACATCCAGTTGCCCAGCCAGGACGAGAGGATGGCCACGGCCAGATTCAACAGCCAGAACAGTTGCCAGCGCTGGGCCGCAATGTCGGGGCTGCCGGCGCCGCTGGCCTCAGGCGATATCAGCCAGAGCAGGGCCCAGAGCAAGGCGCTGATCAGCCCGACGACCAGACCCCAGAGCGTGGACCATTCCGTGCCGTTGAAGCGGCTTTGTGCCAGGTAGCGGGTGTTGTCCAGCGCGTAGCGGCTCCAGCAGAGCATGGCCAGCACGGCCATCAGCACGCCCAGCAGATAGCGCCCCTGGCTGCCTTCGGACCCTGTGCTCAGCGCATGGACATTGACGAGCACGATGCCGGCCAGAATCAGCGCCATGGGCGCCAGCATGCGGCGCAGCGGAAGCGCACCGCTGGTGTTGCGGCCCAGCAGCGGCACGGTGACGGGAACCAGGCCCACGATCAGCGAGGTCACGGCCATGCCTATCCATTGCACGGCGGTGGCGACCAGGGCAAAGTACACCACATTGCCCGTCAGGGCCAGCCAGACCAGATGCCGGATATCGGCCGCTTGCAGCCTGGGCAGCAGCCTGGTGGCCCGGGGCAGGAAAACGCATAAGGCCACCACGCCATAGAGCACGAAGCGGCCAAAGGTGATCTGCAGCGGAGAGAACTCCGGCAGCATGGCGGGCACGAGAAAAATCGCGCCCCAGAGCGCGCAGGCGGCCAGCGCAAAACCGAGGCCGGAAATCAGGGAAGAGCGGGAATTCATGCCGGGCGGCGCGTCAGCCGGGTGGGCCGCGACCTGTGGGGTGGGTGAGCAAAGACGCCGTGATTGTCCGCGCAAGCCAGAAACAGAGTGGCTGCAGCCAGATTTACCTGATTTGCATGGAATGGCCTTGCAGGCCTTTACCATAAAGCGTAGAAAGCTATTGATTAATGAGCAGATGGCGCGTGAATGCTGCTTTGTCGCAGTGGCTGGCAATGGCTCTGGGGCGCTCTGGCGCCGGCGCCGGGTCAGGCCGATAAAATCCCTGTTTCTGCTTTGCACAGCCGTCACGCCAAACTTCTGCATTGGGCGGCCTGTGGTTTTACGGGATTGTTGCCCTCACATGTCTACATCTGCTCCTTCGCACAACCAGCTCGATTCCAAGGCCGAAGCCTGGTCTGCCCTGTTCTCCGAACCCATGAGCGACCTGGTCAAGCGCTACACCTCCAGCGTGTTCTTTGACAAGCGCATGTGGCAGGCCGACATTCAGGGCTCTCTGGCGCATGCCGAAATGCTGTCGGCCCAGAAGATCATTGCGGCCGAAGATTTTGCCTCCATCCAGAAGGGCATGGCGCAGATCACGGCCGAGATCGAGGCCGGCACTTTCGAGTGGAAGCTGGACCTGGAAGACGTGCACCTGAACATCGAGGCACGCCTGACCCAGCTGGTCGGCGATGCCGGCAAGCGCCTGCACACCGGCCGCAGCCGCAACGACCAGGTGGCCACCGACGTGCGCCTGTGGCTGCGCAGCGAGATCGACCTGATCGAAGGCCTGCTCAAGGAGCTGCAGCGCTCGCTGGTCGAAGTGGCCGCCAAGAATGTGGATGTGATCCTGCCCGGCTTCACCCATCTGCAAGTGGCCCAGCCCGTGAGCTTCGGCCACCATATGCTGGCCTATGTGGAAATGTTCAAGCGCGATGCCGAGCGCATGCTGGACGTGCGCAAGCGCGTCAACGTGCTGCCCCTGGGCTCTGCGGCCCTGGCCGGCACCACCTACCCGCTGGACCGCGAGCGCGTGGCCAAGACCCTGGGCATGGAAGGCGTGAGCCAGAACTCGCTGGACGGCGTGTCCGACCGTGACTTCGCCATCGAGTTCACCGCGGCGGCCTCGCTGTGCATGGTGCACGTGAGCCGTCTGTCGGAGGAGCTGATCATCTGGATGAGCCAGAACTTCGGCTTCATCAAGATTGCCGACCGCTTCACCACCGGCTCGTCCATCATGCCCCAGAAGAAGAACCCCGACGTGCCCGAACTGGCACGTGGCAAGACCGGCCGTGTGGTCGGTCACCTGATGGGCCTGATCACGCTGATGAAGGGCCAGCCCCTGGCCTACAACAAGGACAATCAGGAAGACAAGGAGCCGCTGTTCGACACGGTGGACACCTTGAAGGACACGCTGCGCATCTTTGCCGAGATGATCGGCGGCCAGCTCAACCCCGCCAGCGGCGTCAAGGAAGGCGGCATCACCGTGAATGCCGAGAACATGCGCGCTGCCGCCCTGAAGGGCTATGCCACGGCCACCGACCTGGCCGACTATCTGGTCAAGAAGGGCCTGCCCTTCCGTGACGCCCACGAAACCGTGGCTCACGCCGTGAAGCTGGCCACCATGAAGGGTGTGGACCTGACCGAGCTGCCGCTGGCCGAGCTGCAGGCCTTCAACCCCAATATCGAGGCCGATGTGTTCGAGGCCCTGAGCCTGGAAGGCTCGCTCAATGCCCGCAACACGCTGGGCGGAACGGCTCCGGCGCAGGTGCGTGCGCAACTGGCCAAGCATCAGGCACGTCTGGCCTGACAGGCTCCGGCACTGTGGCGTAACGTTCACGCCTTGAAAGCGCCCTTTGCCGGGCGCTTTTGTTTTGGTTAGTCTGGAAAAGCATAAGGAGAAAACACATGACGCAAACACGTCGTCAATGGCTGAAGGCCGGAGTGGGAGCGGCTGCAGCATCTGCCCTGGGCTCGGTGGCCTGGGCCTCGTCGGGCCAGCCCATCCGCATTCTGGTGGGCTTTCCACCCGGCGGTGGCTCGGATGCGATTGCGCGCCTGCTGGCCGACAAGCTCAAGGACGAA
Protein-coding sequences here:
- the polA gene encoding DNA polymerase I, with the protein product MSNSKTLVLVDGSSYLYRAYHAMPDLRAIPGDPASPATGAIRGMVNMMQALRKDVQADYAVCVFDASGPTFRDEMYTEYKATRSPMPDDLRSQIEPIHEVVQLLGWKVVAVPGVEADDVIATLAQTAAAQGIQVIVSSGDKDLSQLVGEHVTIIDTMNGKKRDVAGVTAEFGVPPALMIDYQALVGDTVDNVPGVTKVGPKTAAKWLEEFGSLDNLIANAAGIKGVAGQNLRDAIASGQLALSRQLVTMKTDCDLSSYISGLPQLDAITLAEPDSAALAPFYEKYGFKGLVRTLGAAAAEARAAKPGKAAKVDSAQGGLFDADDAAATEVAVAAQQRDVLYTTILDEAQLDEWLAKINTAELTALDTETDSLDEMVARIVGISFSVAVGEAAYIPLRHEGMDVPEQLDMDRVLARLKPWLEDASRKKLGQHVKYDQHVFANHGITVRGYAHDTMLQSYVLEADRPHNLTSLALRHVNRSGISYEDLCGKGKSQIPFAQVPVDKAAAYSCEDSDQTLDVHNTLWPRIQAHAGLLHIYELEMQTSEALFRIERNGVSIDAGELARQSNDLGARILKLEEEAYEIAGQPFNLSSPKQLGEIFFDKLGMPVVKKTATGARSTDEEVLEKLAEDYPLPAKLLEHRSLSKLKGTYTDKLAQMALPIDGRVHTHYAQAVAVTGRLSSNDPNLQNIPVRTPEGRRVREAFVAPEGKLIASADYSQIELRIMAHLSGDEALLSAFKNGLDVHRATAAEVFGVSVDEVSSEQRRYAKVINFGLIYGMSSFGLAKNLGIETKAAAAYIDKYFQRYPGVKRYMDQTVELAHAQGYVETVFGRRLVLPEINGGNGPRKKAAERAAINAPMQGTAADLIKKAMVAVQARLDAEKPEVLVIMQVHDELVFELPESARDWVQAEIPAIMAGVADLSVPLLAEIGFGSSWEKAH
- a CDS encoding AzlC family ABC transporter permease codes for the protein MFKGFAMTPAVRMGLSISVATGLYGISFGALSVAAGLSLWQTMALSALMFTGGSQFAFIGVVAGGGSGMAAVSAASLLGVRNAIYGMQMSRLLGVKGLQRWLAAHWTIDESAATASGQEELAEQRRGFWVAGAGVFALWNLFTLLGALMGNALGDTRRFGLDGAAVAAFLGLLWPRLNAREPVALALACGLVTALAISWVPPGVPILLAAALGAFWGWVRPSEAEQ
- a CDS encoding AzlD domain-containing protein, which gives rise to MTLSLWQWILLACALAFVTKLLGYSLPERWMRSPRMAQIAACLTVALLASLTVMNTLASGTQIGLDARLAALLVAALALWLRAPFLLVVILGAAAAALLRWLV
- a CDS encoding dienelactone hydrolase family protein, with amino-acid sequence MKYEDIAQDMQGLLGGRADAQPSRRTALRAALGAGLGVGYACAAGPVMAQSAIKTPVDGLTAGEVSIDVKGFKLPVYRAMPAGKQNLPVVLVISEIFGVHEYIADTCRRLARAGYLAIAPDLFVRQGDPMAYAEMAKLMSEVIAKVPDAQVMGDLDAAVRWAGTQGGDVKKLAITGFCWGGRITWLYAAHAPIKAGVAWYGRLQGNKSDLQPSYPLELVGQLKAPVLGLYGGKDTGIPLESVEAMKAALKTGSAPARASEFVIFPEAPHAFHADYRPSYREQAAQDGWMRMLTWFNQHGVA
- a CDS encoding ZIP family metal transporter codes for the protein MTLVAIILATLAAGIGSVWVAALLMSLGGGRTPGLMPQRLLSLAAGALLATAFMHLLPEAFESHGKSHDLFVVLLIGLVFFFLLSKAELWHHGHEHSHGDAHQHVPVHHGHAHDHQHGHVHHDHGDHAHGHSHGKGGWAILTGDSVHCFGDGVLIASAFVADIRLGLIAALSVLAHEVPHHMGDIVVLRQSSSNRRVALIKVSMAGAVTTLGGVAGYFLIGQLHELLPYFLVIASSSFIYVALADLIPQLQKRLSAKETAAQVFWLLLGIVIVTVMSGAAHNHGHEHDHDHGAEVGHQHEPASPAAGEAAHKHEH
- a CDS encoding LytR/AlgR family response regulator transcription factor, whose protein sequence is MHILIVDDEALARARLRTLLGDCAHGPHHIQEAADGEQALQMLQAAQPTPIQLVLLDIHMPGHNGLQLAAALVDLPSPPAIVFVTAHASHAVQAFELDAVDYLTKPVRLERLQQSLQKAERALSTRSVADSGPVLVIQERGGTLRLPLSEVRFLKAEQKYITVRTVQRNYVLDGALADLETRHGEHLLRIHRNALVLRAALRGLEKYDDPQEGEGWGLRLQGVPELLPVSRRQLAAVKTELKDIGLTQTRVLQRPAS
- a CDS encoding sensor histidine kinase gives rise to the protein MPISPLIAATPASTRPVLVFDACNAGVVLRAVLFVQVVVGTAAIYGADSLWEWFSSAALLTGACLPGTLVWLIAACSLKHQLQRLDTRGQYLAGVLLGALAGLYACGMLFFIGIAKVPWLASAVTGGLLAALLVTALVLRARGNTPAQTQARLTELQSRIRPHFLFNTLNSAIALVRAEPAKAEALLEDLSDLFRYALAEPHLTTTLAQEIELAQRYLSIEQVRFGERLQMQWQLDESVHEALLPPLLLQPLVENAIRHGVEPNARGGKLQVRTERRGNEALIQIINTLPPASAEHQSTGHGMALDNVRARLSLLHDLQGSFSAKVRDGLYVVRLSVPLLQTESKPGQSRHAHSDR
- a CDS encoding DMT family transporter; this translates as MNSRSSLISGLGFALAACALWGAIFLVPAMLPEFSPLQITFGRFVLYGVVALCVFLPRATRLLPRLQAADIRHLVWLALTGNVVYFALVATAVQWIGMAVTSLIVGLVPVTVPLLGRNTSGALPLRRMLAPMALILAGIVLVNVHALSTGSEGSQGRYLLGVLMAVLAMLCWSRYALDNTRYLAQSRFNGTEWSTLWGLVVGLISALLWALLWLISPEASGAGSPDIAAQRWQLFWLLNLAVAILSSWLGNWMWNAASQRLPITFVGQLLVFETLFALAYHFLYEQRLPRIGELTPMLLILAGLVWSLRRFQAASRAAASV
- the argH gene encoding argininosuccinate lyase; protein product: MSTSAPSHNQLDSKAEAWSALFSEPMSDLVKRYTSSVFFDKRMWQADIQGSLAHAEMLSAQKIIAAEDFASIQKGMAQITAEIEAGTFEWKLDLEDVHLNIEARLTQLVGDAGKRLHTGRSRNDQVATDVRLWLRSEIDLIEGLLKELQRSLVEVAAKNVDVILPGFTHLQVAQPVSFGHHMLAYVEMFKRDAERMLDVRKRVNVLPLGSAALAGTTYPLDRERVAKTLGMEGVSQNSLDGVSDRDFAIEFTAAASLCMVHVSRLSEELIIWMSQNFGFIKIADRFTTGSSIMPQKKNPDVPELARGKTGRVVGHLMGLITLMKGQPLAYNKDNQEDKEPLFDTVDTLKDTLRIFAEMIGGQLNPASGVKEGGITVNAENMRAAALKGYATATDLADYLVKKGLPFRDAHETVAHAVKLATMKGVDLTELPLAELQAFNPNIEADVFEALSLEGSLNARNTLGGTAPAQVRAQLAKHQARLA